ATTTGGATGGCTTGCAGGCCGAAACGCTCTTGCAAAGCAGACAGGCCTTCCGCGCAGGACTCGAACAGTTGCTGCCGAATGGCCTTCAGATCCACAGCTGGCGCGTCGCCCTTGAGCAGGGCACGCCAATTGGTACGGTCGGCCACCTGACTGCGCAGCAAATCTTCGACAAAGCCAGACTGCTGGCGCGTGGCGACCCGCAAAATCGGCAGCGCCTGGCTCGCGCCCTGATCCAGCCAGCGGGTTGGCAGTTGCGTGGCGCGGGTGATGCCGACTTTCACGCCTGAGGAGTTGGCGAGGTAAACCACGTGGTCGGTCATGCAAAACTGCTGGCCCCACGCAGGATCACGACAGGTGCCGTGCTCGTGGTGACATTTTTCCGGGCTCATGATGCAGATGTCGCACTGTGCGAGTTTCTGCATGCACGGGTAGCAATAACCCTGGCTGAAACTGGTTTTGGTCCGGCGCCCGCAATGACTGCAATGAATGGCGCCCAGGTATTCCAGGCGGACGGTCTTGCCGATCAACGGATTGACCGGGATCTCGACATCGCCCAGGCGGAAATTGTACTCAACACGCGACGCTTCGATACGCGCCGACATTTTGTTGACTGCACCACGGCCAATCTCGATCAATGGATGGCATCCGACTTGAACAGGATGTTGGGCACCGGCGCGGACTTGGACGCGCATTCCTGAGGGCCCATGTAACCGATGCGCTGGTCTTCGGGCACGTTGCGCACTTCCCAGGCGATCAGCGCCTGCAGCGACAACTCGCGCTGCTCTTGCGTCAGCTTGCGGCCGTCCGACCATTTACCGATTTCCACGGCCAGTTTCAGGCTCTCGTAGACGTCCGGGGTGATGTTTTCGATCATTTCGTTGAACGTGGACATGGGCTTCTCCCAGAATTTAGCCGGCGATTTTAATGTTTACGGCGTGCCAATGCACCGCCCAACAGACCTGTAACACAACCGATGATCAGACCGCCGACATGCGCGCCGTTAGCGATTTCGCCGAAGCCCAGCAGGCTGACCACGCCGGTCAGGCACACCGCGAGCCAGACCAGCATCATGATCAAAACGCCGCGCGGTAAACGGTACATGGGGTTGGGCGCCAGCAATTGGAAAATCCAGCAATGGCCGAGCAAACCATACAGCACGCCGGACAGGCCGCCGAACAGGCTCGGGCCGCTCCACAGATATTGAACGTAGTTGGACACGGCGCTGAACAACAGCGTCAGGCCCAGCAACATCCAGCCGCACTGGCGCAGCT
The DNA window shown above is from Pseudomonas sp. BSw22131 and carries:
- a CDS encoding DUF2797 domain-containing protein, with product MIEIGRGAVNKMSARIEASRVEYNFRLGDVEIPVNPLIGKTVRLEYLGAIHCSHCGRRTKTSFSQGYCYPCMQKLAQCDICIMSPEKCHHEHGTCRDPAWGQQFCMTDHVVYLANSSGVKVGITRATQLPTRWLDQGASQALPILRVATRQQSGFVEDLLRSQVADRTNWRALLKGDAPAVDLKAIRQQLFESCAEGLSALQERFGLQAIQMLHDVEPLEMIYPVEAYPTKIVSFNLDKDPIAEGTLMGIKGQYLIFDTGVINIRKYTAYQLAVHQ
- a CDS encoding YeaC family protein — protein: MSTFNEMIENITPDVYESLKLAVEIGKWSDGRKLTQEQRELSLQALIAWEVRNVPEDQRIGYMGPQECASKSAPVPNILFKSDAIH